A single region of the Labrus bergylta chromosome 10, fLabBer1.1, whole genome shotgun sequence genome encodes:
- the LOC109987940 gene encoding uro-adherence factor A-like, with protein MAAALFRRGTGLCVRCLHRELCRLVWRPQTAQFSSKASDRKEPRRTHIKKAKNQPALDVAKLLEQLYSMRRPGTTSSAVKVQPAKASSSPLSSLSAAPVGTLNVPVVKDPIGAEVEAPEKEAQTKNTVSGVDDVSNTAKEMPSEGTITAPPVEASYIPVETLETRAAVVKGPVDQQVQTNSTDSGPLNLLHNAAEEPLIETMIEEPSVETSSSTLETLEHRAAVEGPVETLMETVADAAHQGVQTNIEESGALNLSHVAAEVPFMETALEASEETSTHPLETAESRAAVVDLTLEPKVNATVDSPPESVPASNADLGPDNLSHTSVEEPLLEMVEPSEEASVSPLETLKNISTVAVGSVEATIVSIEETADKVVQTNSTDLGVANASFTAKEEPLIETTTEAVVEARTYVEAAVSESTVEPPIETTADENLSHTAFIQNTPESESLHLKEEVESSSGNVPEARANRSEQMTLESVSLHGVQVQLESLETEELLQMNVFLSGKVEEKLQELLVQTGIGAESRAAAESQNSPEDEGESLRQALSKWDSLSEDLQELEGESGMLVNELLCHVPAGISKTPDSASDPPAGSNRESLPTYEKETEEEAMTLESITLANVKAEVRGLETEVLLDARNELEKEAEVLAKAEKMEVMTREEEEEDSVFESLTDAELLSLDSICEATDAIEAETAVILEVMFGSEQGLRQPPGNVQVDQKLGQKDEGIGQGEGKESGEREVRVLEAMALESVTLAEVEASLGNLESEFLSETTNYLEKEAEAFALEKGMEVGDEVASEEETTALNIESLSLLEDEVLSEALQVDALMEELLFSVPGPLKVVTQSPIDQEAVRELELDATVATGSVNIDTATAVGDDFSASPAPRDVLQGEEVEVDEGAQNESLENVDDAGSHSDLDPVQRLFLEKIREYSNMHRLNGVPLEANPDYEKKLSEETAKLQRLFGGGDLSSFPEFTFTDPKMDQDS; from the exons ATGGCTGCTGCTTTGTTCAGAAGAGGAACGGGATTATGTGTAAGA TGTCTTCACAGGGAGTTGTGCAGACTTGTGTGGAGGCCGCAGACTGCTCAGTTCAGCTCCAAAGCATCAGACAGAAAAGAACCACGCAGAACACACATCA AGAAAGCCAAGAACCAGCCAGCGTTGGATGTAGCTAAGCTCCTGGAGCAGCTTTACTCAATGCGCAGGCCAGGAACAACTTCCTCTGCTGTTAAAG TTCAACCTGCCAAAGCCTCTTCCAGTCCACTCTCATCTTTGTCAGCAGCTCCTGTGGGAACCCTAAACGTTCCTGTTGTTAAAGATCCAATAGGAGCTGAAGTAGAAGCTCCAGAAAAAGAAGCACAGACCAAAAACACAGTCTCAGGAGTGGACGATGTCTCCAACACTGCCAAAGAAATGCCCTCAGAAGGAACTATAACAGCACCGCCAGTAGAAGCCAGCTATATTCCTGTTGAAACACTAGAAACTAGAGCTGCTGTTGTTAAAGGTCCAGTTGACCAACAAGTACAAACCAACAGCACAGACTCAGGTCCTTTAAACCTCTTGCACAATGCTGCAGAAGAACCCTTAATAGAGACAATGATAGAAGAACCATCCGTAGAGACCAGTAGCTCCACTCTGGaaacactagaacatagagcTGCTGTTGAAGGTCCAGTAGAAACTCTAATGGAAACTGTAGCAGATGCAGCCCATCAAGGAGTACAAACCAACATCGAAGAATCGGGTGCTTTAAACCTCTCACACGTCGCTGCAGAAGTACCCTTTATGGAAACAGCATTAGAAGCATCAGAAGAGACAAGCACCCATCCTCTGGAAACAGCAGAAAGTAGAGCTGCAGTTGTGGACCTTACATTAGAGCCAAAAGTAAATGCAACAGTAGATTCTCCTCCTGAGTCAGTACCAGCCAGTAATGCAGACTTAGGCCCTGATAACCTCTCACACACGTCTGTAGAAGAACCCTTACTAGAAATGGTAGAACCATCTGAAGAGGCCAGTGTCTCTCCTCTGGAAACACTAAAGAATATATCTACTGTTGCTGTGGGTTCAGTAGAAGCTACAATCGTAAGCATTGAAGAAACAGCTGATAAGGTTGTTCAAACCAACAGCACAGACTTAGGAGTGGCCAATGCCTCATTTACTGCCAAGGAAGAACCTTTAATAGAGACCACAACAGAAGCCGTAGTAGAGGCAAGAACATATGTAGAAGCTGCTGTTTCAGAAAGTACAGTAGAGCCTCCAATAGAAACCACTGCTGATGAGAACCTCTCACACACCGCCTTCATTCAAAATACACCAGAATCTGAATCCCTGCATTTAAAAGAGGAAGTAGAATCATCTTCAGGAAATGTCCCTGAGGCGAGAGCGAACAGGTCCGAACAAATGACGTTAGAGTCTGTATCACTCCATGGAGTTCAGGTTCAGCTAGAGTCTTTAGAAACCGAAGAGCTCCTGCAAATGAATGTGTTTCTCAGTGGGAAAGTGGAAGAAAAGCTACAGGAGTTGTTAGTTCAGACTGGGATTGGAGCTGaaagcagagctgctgctgaaagtcAGAACTCACCTGAAGATGAGGGCGAAAGTTTACGTCAAGCTCTCTCGAAATGGGACTCCCTGTCTGAAGATCTGCAAGAGCTGGAAGGAGAAAGTGGAATGTTAGTGAATGAACTGCTGTGTCATGTTCCTGCAGGGATTTCTAAAACTCCTGATTCGGCCTCTGATCCTCCCGCAGGGTCAAACCGAGAGTCTTTGCCAACGTATGAGAAGGAAACTGAAGAAGAGGCCATGACGCTGGAATCAATAACTCTAGCGAACGTGAAAGCTGAAGTTAGAGGTCTCGAAACTGAAGTTCTCTTAGACGCCAGGAATGAACTCGAGAAAGAAGCTGAGGTACTTGCAAAAGCGGAGAAGATGGAAGTAATGACcagggaagaggaagaggaggattcTGTTTTTGAAAGCTTAACAGATGCTGAGCTTTTATCACTTGATTCAATCTGTGAAGCTACAGATGCAATAGAAGCTGAGACAGCTGTTATTTTAGAGGTCATGTTCGGTTCTGAGCAAGGACTGAGGCAGCCACCTGGAAATGTACAGGTTGACCAGAAATTGGGACAAAAGGATGAAGGGATCGGTCAGGGAGAGGGAAAAGAGTCTGGAGAGCGGGAAGTGAGAGTCTTGGAGGCCATGGCTCTTGAATCTGTGACTTTGGCTGAAGTGGAGGCATCTCTGGGAAATCTTGAGAGCGAGTTTCTAAGTGAAACCACAAATTATCTGGAGAAAGAAGCTGAAGCTTTTGCCCTGGAGAAGGGAATGGAGGTAGGGGATGAGGTGGCATCTGAAGAGGAGACAACGGCCCTGAACATCGAGTCTTTGTCTCTACTTGAAGATGAAGTTCTCTCTGAAGCTCTACAGGTTGACGCACTGATGGAGGAGTTGCTCTTTTCCGTTCCTGGGCCGTTAAAAGTTGTAACCCAAAGTCCGATTGATCAGGAGGCTGTAAGAGAACTTGAATTGGATG CAACAGTTGCCACTGGGTCAGTCAACATTGATACAGCGACTGCAGTGGGAGATGATTTTTCAGCATCTCCCGCCCCCAGGGATGTCCTGcagggagaggaggtggaggtggacgAGGGAGCGCAAAATGAATCTTTGGAGAATGTTGATGATGCAGGGTCACACTCAG